From Neobacillus sp. PS2-9, the proteins below share one genomic window:
- a CDS encoding response regulator transcription factor encodes MSTHILVIEDEVQIARVLKVELEYEGYQVTVEHDGKAGLETALQTKMDLILLDVMLPGLSGIDVLRRLRKENCNTPVILLTARNTTFDKVAGLDQGANDYVTKPFEIEELLARIRACLRNTPKNEESYEEKSILTVDDLIINTETREVKRGRKSITLTPKEYDFLVYLVLNKNKVVTRDNIILKVWGYEYEGETNVIDVFIRHLRKKIDEDFPTQLITTIRGIGFTIREIIDEDHNKN; translated from the coding sequence ATGAGTACACATATTCTTGTCATTGAAGATGAGGTTCAGATTGCTCGTGTTTTAAAAGTGGAATTAGAGTACGAGGGCTATCAAGTAACAGTAGAACATGATGGTAAGGCAGGATTAGAAACCGCCTTGCAAACGAAAATGGACTTGATTTTGTTGGATGTCATGCTGCCGGGGTTAAGCGGAATAGATGTTTTAAGAAGATTAAGAAAGGAAAATTGTAATACCCCTGTCATTCTTTTAACAGCTAGAAATACTACTTTTGATAAAGTAGCGGGATTGGATCAGGGTGCTAATGACTATGTCACAAAGCCTTTTGAAATAGAAGAATTATTAGCAAGAATACGTGCATGCCTGCGAAATACTCCTAAAAATGAAGAATCCTACGAAGAGAAATCTATATTGACAGTGGATGACCTAATCATAAACACAGAAACAAGAGAAGTAAAAAGAGGAAGAAAATCTATTACATTAACACCCAAAGAATATGATTTCTTGGTGTATTTAGTACTCAATAAAAATAAAGTGGTTACACGAGATAATATTATTCTTAAGGTTTGGGGGTATGAATACGAGGGTGAAACTAACGTAATTGATGTTTTTATTAGACATCTAAGAAAAAAAATTGATGAAGACTTCCCTACTCAATTAATTACTACTATAAGAGGAATTGGTTTTACCATAAGGGAGATTATTGATGAAGATCACAACAAAAATTAA
- a CDS encoding VTT domain-containing protein: MSYLISLFEQHSYLILFIGIFLELLALPISGEFLMSYAGYFVFQGKMNYALALFTVFLSGGVGITVTYWIGKAGGYKLIEKYGKFIHLGPERYKKTAAWFDQSGSKLLVFAYFIPGIRHFTGYISGISRMPFRKFFIPAYTGSFLWGFCFITLGKVLGPRWEVFHQSASKYFMFFIIVFMIVLLGYLAYRYYKVKIKESIIHLLKQLIVRLKTIRATEIFLIFLTLVLIGMVTLMLGLAQDYLYNEFTQFNEIVEYMVQSVVYMNWMKIFLVFKTPYALGALICVTIIRIWTKGRNKLLEYLLLIVSILGAMLFHETIIQIFSYLELIGFTGKYHSDKFPDLNATITFIIYGACLFLLNRHSQKNYKPILGSIFGFILLIGIAIETIASNNALPSDIVGGYVYGCVWLVFNILLFEMLRLVMEKY, translated from the coding sequence ATGTCATATTTAATATCATTATTTGAACAACACAGTTATCTGATATTATTTATTGGTATTTTTCTAGAACTCTTAGCTCTGCCAATATCAGGGGAATTTTTAATGAGCTATGCTGGCTATTTCGTATTTCAGGGGAAAATGAATTACGCTTTGGCACTCTTTACTGTCTTTCTTTCAGGTGGTGTTGGTATTACCGTAACGTACTGGATTGGTAAAGCTGGAGGCTATAAATTAATCGAAAAATATGGGAAATTCATTCATCTGGGACCTGAGAGATATAAAAAAACGGCCGCTTGGTTTGATCAATCAGGTAGTAAACTCTTGGTCTTTGCCTATTTTATTCCAGGGATAAGGCACTTTACTGGTTATATTTCGGGTATTTCTAGAATGCCTTTCCGAAAATTTTTCATTCCCGCTTACACAGGATCATTTCTATGGGGATTTTGTTTTATTACTTTAGGAAAAGTTTTGGGACCTCGTTGGGAGGTTTTTCATCAATCAGCAAGTAAGTATTTTATGTTTTTTATTATTGTTTTTATGATAGTGTTACTTGGGTATTTAGCTTATCGATATTATAAAGTTAAAATAAAGGAATCTATTATTCATTTGTTGAAGCAATTGATTGTACGATTGAAAACAATTAGAGCAACTGAAATATTTCTTATTTTTCTTACTTTAGTTTTAATTGGAATGGTTACCTTGATGCTTGGACTAGCTCAAGATTATTTATATAATGAGTTCACTCAATTTAATGAAATTGTTGAATACATGGTTCAATCTGTGGTTTATATGAACTGGATGAAAATATTTCTCGTATTCAAAACTCCATATGCTCTAGGTGCATTGATTTGTGTAACGATTATAAGAATTTGGACAAAAGGAAGGAACAAGCTCTTAGAATATCTTCTACTCATTGTTTCAATATTAGGAGCAATGCTGTTTCATGAAACAATCATACAAATTTTTAGCTATCTTGAATTGATAGGGTTCACTGGAAAATATCATTCCGATAAATTTCCTGATCTAAACGCTACTATTACCTTCATTATATATGGAGCATGTTTATTTTTACTTAACCGACATTCGCAAAAGAATTATAAGCCTATTTTGGGAAGTATCTTTGGATTTATCTTATTAATAGGTATAGCAATTGAAACAATTGCATCGAATAATGCACTGCCAAGTGATATTGTTGGTGGTTATGTATATGGCTGTGTCTGGCTAGTTTTTAATATCTTATTGTTTGAAATGTTACGACTTGTGATGGAAAAGTATTGA
- the pssA gene encoding CDP-diacylglycerol--serine O-phosphatidyltransferase: MFSQVAKAVPNLFTLGNLLCGVLSITCNMSGFLEVASILIVISAIFDLLDGRVARGLKVNSEIGVQLDSLADIVSFGVAPALIFHTIESTSILTSLAFILFPIMGALRLAKFNVKPTIGYFSGLPIPAAGLPLAAMGFFSYSNAWITLILALLMVSPIKVKKL; this comes from the coding sequence TTGTTTAGTCAGGTAGCAAAAGCGGTACCCAATTTATTTACATTGGGAAATTTATTGTGTGGAGTTCTTTCCATAACTTGTAATATGAGTGGATTTTTAGAAGTTGCTTCTATTTTAATTGTTATTTCAGCTATTTTTGATCTTCTTGACGGGAGGGTTGCAAGAGGATTAAAAGTTAACAGTGAAATAGGTGTACAATTGGATTCCTTAGCGGATATTGTTAGTTTTGGTGTTGCTCCTGCGCTGATATTTCATACAATTGAATCAACGTCCATTTTAACTTCTTTGGCATTTATCCTTTTCCCAATAATGGGTGCGTTAAGATTAGCTAAGTTTAATGTTAAACCAACCATTGGGTATTTTAGCGGATTGCCAATTCCAGCAGCTGGATTGCCGCTTGCTGCAATGGGGTTCTTTTCTTATAGCAATGCATGGATTACTTTAATTCTTGCTCTTTTAATGGTAAGTCCTATTAAGGTTAAAAAACTTTAA
- a CDS encoding efflux RND transporter permease subunit, with translation MKRLIEATMQRAILMIVCVVIILAWGGISAYQMQKDYLPGINNTTLSVSMRVPGLQAEQVKQQVTDNLASAVKVVDELSNVESTSYDGGLFMSLYFPMDTDMKLAEDQVNKALANADLPSTITSTPSVTRLTTSSFPILTYSVTSSKLDEQTLRSTATQEIGKQLKSVPGVSDVSVIGGAKDGYVLTIRMKDLLKNGLTLDDVNKSFVLAVPSMPQGNIVNNQLSIPVSFDGLPLTVQQMENATIKNKEGKVIPISAFGTITHSLNDVKTVSRTNGAPSVTLNVIKTPSANITDVADQVKDRVAHLQLDTVNPKDVSFKVLLDREKELNSSLFGLVREGLLGCLFSMICVFFFFRNVRSTLLIAISLPISLLATTAFLKSMGITLNILTVSGLIVAMGRIVDDSIVILDNMYRKREEQKDKPLLAILALSVVEMIPAILGSTLTTISVYIPIAFVGGAISASYSGFAWSVVIALIISFFVAMLVIPALAFIGWKGGNGEKQTVKLDSKMKPILQSAFKHKKEMIIVSILVFLAAGAYSAFLPVSLLPSGKIGQIAIKAELPKGSTLIQVNSEVQKIEKALKENSKVTAYSANFGSTMTPQSDDVFDQGGGFITYPNVANLSVVLKNDKDADSVIKQLKKQLPSLSKDVTFTVTSQNISGDDSQMRILFTGSNQATLDQVAQEARTNLSKIADLSVDGKVDLTNGAPKYKVTFDQKAIQNKGVKVADILMVINRYMSQSKDATITVDHKALPVDQYLDQIASGTNATISINATADDVIASLSTETFIGNNGEMVRFDQLAKITKNQAPSTISERDGEPFSLVTAQITSNDISKVSSQADKALSSMKLPKDVTYSLGGISEQVKQMIFDMSVAVAFSILLVLLITSSIFKGWRAPLSVLLSIPLALSGVVITLILFHGEWNLAALIGVLMLTGIVVTNGIVLIDKIERNRREGMPIKEAVLNGSLSRIRPILMTAAATVLTLLPLAFSHNADTVISQTLGIVVIGGMITSTINSFIIIPIIYEWLHKKSASKNITTTTKTIN, from the coding sequence ATGAAAAGACTAATAGAAGCTACCATGCAAAGAGCCATTCTTATGATTGTGTGTGTTGTAATCATTTTGGCTTGGGGAGGAATCTCTGCTTACCAGATGCAAAAAGATTATTTGCCTGGGATTAACAATACTACTCTTTCAGTTAGTATGAGAGTTCCTGGTTTACAGGCTGAACAAGTAAAACAGCAAGTGACCGATAATTTGGCAAGTGCTGTCAAAGTAGTAGATGAACTTTCTAATGTGGAAAGCACATCTTATGATGGCGGATTATTTATGAGTTTGTATTTCCCAATGGATACAGACATGAAACTAGCGGAAGATCAAGTAAACAAAGCGTTGGCAAATGCGGATCTTCCATCAACTATTACAAGCACTCCTTCGGTAACACGTTTAACAACTAGTTCATTCCCGATTTTGACTTACAGTGTCACCAGTTCAAAATTGGATGAACAAACACTACGTTCAACTGCAACACAGGAAATTGGGAAACAATTAAAATCTGTTCCTGGTGTATCAGATGTATCAGTCATTGGTGGAGCGAAAGATGGATATGTATTAACCATCCGTATGAAGGACCTATTAAAAAACGGATTAACTTTGGATGATGTGAATAAATCTTTTGTGTTGGCAGTTCCATCCATGCCTCAAGGGAATATCGTAAACAATCAATTATCCATACCAGTTTCATTTGATGGATTACCATTAACAGTGCAACAAATGGAAAACGCAACAATTAAAAATAAGGAAGGAAAAGTTATTCCTATATCAGCGTTTGGTACCATCACTCATTCTTTAAATGACGTAAAAACCGTTTCCAGAACAAACGGAGCGCCGAGTGTAACTTTAAATGTTATCAAAACACCATCGGCCAATATTACAGATGTGGCTGACCAAGTAAAAGACCGTGTGGCACATCTTCAATTGGATACCGTAAATCCAAAAGATGTTTCGTTCAAAGTTCTACTTGACCGTGAAAAAGAATTAAACAGTTCTCTGTTCGGATTGGTACGAGAAGGTTTACTTGGCTGTTTATTTTCAATGATTTGTGTGTTCTTCTTTTTCCGAAATGTAAGAAGCACATTATTAATTGCGATTTCACTACCAATTTCATTACTAGCAACAACGGCCTTCTTAAAATCAATGGGTATCACGCTAAATATTCTAACCGTTTCAGGTTTGATTGTAGCGATGGGCCGAATTGTCGATGACTCGATTGTTATCCTTGACAACATGTACCGAAAGAGAGAAGAACAGAAGGATAAGCCCTTACTTGCTATTCTCGCATTATCTGTCGTTGAAATGATTCCAGCAATCTTAGGTTCTACGTTAACAACGATTTCTGTTTATATTCCTATTGCATTTGTTGGTGGAGCCATAAGTGCTTCATACAGCGGTTTTGCTTGGTCGGTCGTAATTGCCTTAATCATTTCATTCTTTGTTGCGATGCTTGTGATTCCTGCACTTGCTTTTATAGGATGGAAAGGCGGAAACGGGGAAAAACAAACCGTCAAACTCGACTCAAAAATGAAGCCAATTCTTCAATCAGCTTTTAAACATAAGAAAGAAATGATTATTGTATCGATCTTAGTGTTTTTAGCTGCTGGTGCTTATTCCGCTTTTCTTCCAGTAAGTTTATTACCTAGTGGAAAAATCGGACAAATTGCCATTAAAGCAGAATTGCCAAAAGGAAGCACCTTAATTCAAGTAAATTCTGAAGTACAAAAAATCGAGAAAGCATTAAAAGAAAATTCAAAGGTTACGGCATACTCAGCCAATTTCGGTTCAACCATGACACCACAAAGTGATGATGTGTTTGACCAGGGTGGCGGCTTTATAACCTATCCAAACGTCGCTAACCTTTCCGTCGTATTGAAGAATGACAAAGATGCTGATTCAGTCATTAAACAATTGAAAAAGCAACTTCCGTCATTATCTAAAGATGTTACTTTTACTGTAACAAGCCAAAACATTTCTGGTGATGATTCACAAATGCGTATCTTGTTTACTGGTTCAAATCAAGCGACTTTGGATCAAGTAGCTCAAGAAGCAAGAACGAACTTATCAAAAATTGCCGACTTAAGTGTTGATGGAAAAGTTGATTTAACGAACGGTGCACCTAAGTACAAAGTAACATTTGACCAAAAAGCAATTCAAAATAAAGGTGTAAAAGTTGCGGACATTCTAATGGTCATCAATCGTTATATGTCTCAATCGAAAGACGCAACTATTACGGTGGATCACAAAGCACTTCCTGTTGACCAATATTTAGATCAAATCGCATCAGGAACAAATGCAACGATTAGCATAAATGCAACTGCTGATGATGTTATTGCATCTCTATCTACTGAAACGTTTATTGGCAATAATGGTGAAATGGTCCGTTTTGACCAATTAGCAAAGATTACAAAAAATCAGGCTCCTTCAACGATTAGCGAACGAGATGGCGAACCATTCTCCCTTGTCACAGCACAGATTACATCAAATGATATTAGTAAAGTGTCAAGTCAAGCAGACAAAGCTCTAAGCAGCATGAAACTTCCTAAAGATGTAACGTACTCATTAGGAGGAATTTCAGAACAAGTAAAACAAATGATTTTCGATATGTCAGTTGCCGTTGCTTTTTCGATCCTATTAGTTTTACTAATCACGTCTTCCATTTTCAAGGGATGGAGAGCACCGTTATCTGTACTTTTAAGCATTCCACTTGCTTTAAGTGGTGTAGTCATTACACTAATTTTGTTCCATGGAGAATGGAATTTGGCCGCATTAATCGGTGTTCTTATGCTTACAGGTATTGTAGTGACGAACGGAATAGTGTTAATTGATAAAATTGAAAGAAATCGCAGAGAAGGAATGCCTATTAAAGAGGCAGTATTAAATGGTAGCCTTTCAAGGATTAGACCTATATTAATGACAGCAGCAGCAACAGTCCTTACGTTGTTACCACTTGCATTTTCTCATAATGCTGATACGGTCATTTCTCAAACACTTGGTATTGTTGTGATTGGTGGCATGATAACTTCTACAATCAACAGCTTTATCATCATTCCAATCATTTATGAATGGTTGCATAAAAAATCTGCTTCAAAAAATATTACAACAACTACAAAAACTATTAATTAG
- a CDS encoding undecaprenyl-diphosphatase, translating to MNYNIFQAINQFAGKHPIMDRLMVFTTHYALIVYAIVLLLMWFFGKEQHKYSVVYAAITGGLGLFINFILGHIYYEPRPFETHKVHLLIQHAKDTSFPSDHSTGAFSLALAVLLPQRKIGLGMLVFAILTGISRIYVGHHYPFDVLGSLVVGLFASTLIYKFSSLLIPIPQTIINIYNQIPLVPKTNQKVKHN from the coding sequence ATGAATTACAATATATTTCAAGCAATCAATCAATTTGCAGGTAAACATCCCATTATGGATAGATTAATGGTTTTTACTACGCACTATGCTCTGATTGTTTACGCTATCGTTTTACTTCTTATGTGGTTTTTTGGCAAAGAACAACATAAATATTCTGTTGTGTATGCTGCAATAACTGGTGGGTTAGGGCTGTTTATAAATTTTATCCTAGGGCATATTTATTATGAACCCCGACCATTTGAAACACATAAGGTTCATCTGCTAATTCAACATGCAAAAGATACTTCTTTTCCAAGCGACCATTCAACAGGGGCTTTTTCCCTAGCACTAGCGGTATTGTTGCCCCAACGGAAAATTGGTTTAGGTATGCTTGTGTTTGCAATTTTAACAGGGATATCTCGAATTTACGTGGGACATCATTATCCATTTGATGTACTTGGCAGCTTGGTTGTAGGGTTATTTGCAAGTACACTTATTTACAAATTTAGTTCCTTATTAATCCCCATTCCTCAAACAATAATTAATATTTATAATCAAATCCCTTTAGTTCCGAAGACTAATCAAAAAGTAAAACATAATTGA
- a CDS encoding SulP family inorganic anion transporter, producing the protein MNLSTIKYSWFGNVKGDVLAGIVVALALIPEAIAFSIIAGVDPMVGLYASFCIAVTIAFVGGRPGMISAATGATALLMVTLVKDHGLQYLLAATILTGVLQIIMGALKLGRLMKFVPRSVMTGFVNALAILIFSAQLVQFKGATWQMYAMVAGALAIIYILPRFTKAVPSPLVAIIVITAISIFTGSDVRTVGDMGELTSKLPIFLIPDIPFNLETFQIIFPYSLSIAMVGLVETLLTASIVDDMTDTESDKNKEARGQGIANIVSGFFGGMAGCAMIGQSVINVKSGGRGRLSTFVAGAFLLTLIMLLKGFLVQIPMAALVGVMFMVSIGTFDWSCLKTLKKVPVTDTIVMIVTVITVVKTDNLSMGVLVGVILSAIFFASKISKVKVTSLSAKGSHKKIYHVSGQLFFASVTDFVKSFDFKENINEIDLDLSNAHLWDDSAVGAIDKVVIKYHQNGVKVNLKGLNTESNKLIDKIAVHNKPGGLEKVASH; encoded by the coding sequence TTGAATTTAAGTACAATTAAATATTCATGGTTTGGAAACGTCAAGGGAGATGTTTTAGCAGGTATTGTTGTTGCGCTTGCTTTAATTCCAGAGGCAATTGCATTCTCAATTATCGCAGGTGTAGATCCGATGGTGGGATTGTACGCTTCATTTTGTATTGCCGTTACGATTGCTTTTGTGGGTGGAAGACCTGGGATGATCTCAGCTGCCACGGGTGCAACGGCTTTATTAATGGTGACACTGGTTAAAGATCATGGTTTGCAATATTTACTGGCAGCAACCATTCTAACTGGAGTTTTACAAATAATCATGGGAGCTTTAAAACTAGGTCGTTTGATGAAATTTGTTCCTAGATCCGTAATGACTGGATTTGTTAATGCCCTTGCAATATTAATCTTTTCAGCTCAATTAGTTCAATTTAAAGGAGCAACATGGCAGATGTATGCCATGGTCGCAGGTGCTTTAGCTATTATTTACATCCTACCTCGTTTTACAAAAGCTGTTCCATCACCATTAGTTGCGATTATTGTAATTACAGCAATTTCAATATTTACAGGAAGCGATGTTCGTACTGTTGGGGACATGGGTGAATTGACCTCCAAATTACCGATATTTTTGATTCCAGACATTCCGTTTAACTTAGAGACATTTCAAATCATTTTTCCTTATTCCTTGTCTATTGCTATGGTAGGACTAGTGGAAACACTTTTAACTGCTTCTATAGTAGATGACATGACAGATACAGAAAGTGATAAAAATAAGGAAGCACGTGGGCAAGGTATCGCTAATATTGTATCAGGATTTTTTGGCGGTATGGCTGGATGTGCGATGATTGGTCAGTCTGTCATCAATGTTAAATCTGGTGGTAGAGGACGTTTATCTACATTTGTTGCAGGTGCATTTTTATTGACACTAATCATGTTGCTTAAAGGATTCCTAGTACAAATTCCAATGGCTGCATTAGTCGGAGTTATGTTTATGGTTTCAATTGGAACTTTTGATTGGTCTTGCCTAAAAACATTAAAAAAGGTACCAGTTACCGATACGATTGTTATGATCGTGACTGTTATTACAGTGGTAAAGACGGATAACTTATCTATGGGTGTTTTGGTGGGAGTTATACTAAGTGCCATTTTCTTTGCTTCAAAGATTTCAAAAGTGAAAGTAACGAGCCTTTCAGCTAAGGGTTCTCATAAAAAGATTTATCATGTTTCGGGTCAACTTTTCTTTGCTTCCGTAACCGATTTTGTTAAAAGTTTTGATTTTAAAGAAAACATAAATGAAATTGATTTAGATTTATCAAATGCTCATCTTTGGGATGATTCTGCTGTTGGTGCCATTGATAAAGTGGTCATAAAGTATCATCAAAATGGTGTTAAGGTAAATCTAAAAGGATTAAACACGGAAAGCAATAAACTCATTGACAAAATTGCAGTTCATAACAAGCCTGGTGGACTTGAGAAAGTTGCTAGTCACTAA
- a CDS encoding SpoVR family protein — MNAEERKSLEYAISEITEIANGFGLDFYPMRYEICPAEIIYTFGAYGMPTRFSHWSFGKQFHKMKLHYDLGLSKIYELVINSNPCYAFLLDSNTLIQNKLIVAHVLAHCDFFKNNVRFQNTKRDMVESMAATAERIHQYEIQYGKKEVETFLDAVLAIDEHIDPSLMRPKLSWSIGDDEEEVDENPTIATPYDDLWKLDDKGKKETIQSRKKKFPPRPEKDLLLFIETYSRELEDWQRDILTMMREEMLYFWPQLETKIMNEGWASYWHQRILREMDLTSGEAIEFAKLNAGVVQPSKTGINPYYLGIKIFEDIEERYNNPTEEMIRRGVKPGSGREKMFEVREVESDISFLRNYLNKDLVMREDMYLFQKQGRDYKVVDKAWEHIRDQLVNMRVNGGFPYLTVIDGDYMKNGELYVKHWYEGIELDVKYLEKVLPYMQQLWGRPVHMETMIEERRMLFSYDGKGVHRKYL, encoded by the coding sequence ATGAATGCGGAAGAGCGTAAATCACTAGAGTATGCGATTAGTGAAATTACCGAAATTGCAAATGGCTTTGGATTAGACTTTTATCCAATGCGTTATGAAATTTGTCCGGCAGAAATTATTTATACATTTGGGGCCTATGGAATGCCTACTCGATTCTCTCATTGGAGCTTTGGAAAGCAATTTCATAAAATGAAACTTCATTATGATTTAGGCCTAAGTAAGATTTATGAACTTGTCATTAACTCTAATCCATGCTACGCGTTTTTACTGGATTCCAATACGCTAATTCAGAACAAGTTAATCGTCGCGCACGTATTAGCACATTGTGATTTCTTTAAAAATAATGTCCGTTTCCAAAATACAAAACGGGATATGGTTGAGAGTATGGCAGCGACAGCGGAGAGGATCCATCAATACGAAATTCAATATGGAAAAAAAGAGGTAGAAACCTTCCTTGATGCCGTCTTAGCTATTGATGAGCATATTGACCCTTCCCTCATGAGACCGAAGTTAAGCTGGTCCATTGGGGATGATGAGGAAGAGGTTGATGAAAATCCAACTATTGCCACACCCTATGATGACCTTTGGAAATTGGATGACAAGGGAAAGAAAGAAACAATCCAATCAAGAAAAAAGAAATTCCCTCCACGTCCGGAAAAGGATTTATTATTGTTCATTGAAACCTACAGCAGGGAGCTAGAAGATTGGCAGCGTGACATCTTAACTATGATGCGGGAAGAAATGCTCTACTTTTGGCCGCAGCTTGAGACAAAAATCATGAACGAAGGCTGGGCTTCCTATTGGCACCAACGGATTTTAAGGGAAATGGATTTAACCAGTGGGGAAGCTATTGAATTTGCGAAATTAAATGCAGGCGTTGTCCAGCCGTCAAAGACTGGAATTAACCCTTATTATCTTGGAATCAAAATCTTTGAGGACATTGAAGAACGGTATAATAATCCAACAGAAGAAATGATACGCAGAGGGGTAAAACCAGGGTCAGGCAGAGAAAAAATGTTTGAGGTCCGTGAAGTAGAGTCCGATATATCCTTCCTCCGCAATTATTTAAATAAGGATCTTGTGATGAGAGAGGATATGTACCTTTTTCAAAAGCAAGGACGTGATTACAAAGTAGTGGATAAAGCATGGGAGCATATCCGTGATCAGCTAGTCAACATGCGGGTAAATGGAGGATTTCCATACCTTACGGTGATTGACGGTGATTATATGAAAAATGGAGAGCTCTATGTAAAACACTGGTATGAGGGAATCGAACTAGACGTAAAATACCTTGAAAAAGTGCTTCCATATATGCAGCAGCTTTGGGGCAGACCTGTTCACATGGAAACAATGATTGAAGAAAGACGAATGCTATTCTCTTATGATGGTAAAGGGGTCCATCGGAAATACTTATAA
- a CDS encoding DUF3889 domain-containing protein, giving the protein MKKTIVSILMMAFFLVSFTNSGNAQKPDYEKYGRIAMAVVQADFPGAPIREYEYLGRKNIDASKAEDGFRFKVQENNQNLFVIIKVNHDLTNKKLINLTVESQKQ; this is encoded by the coding sequence ATGAAAAAAACGATTGTTTCAATATTAATGATGGCTTTTTTTCTAGTTAGTTTTACTAATTCAGGCAATGCTCAGAAGCCAGATTATGAAAAGTACGGCAGAATTGCGATGGCGGTTGTACAGGCTGATTTTCCAGGCGCGCCTATCAGGGAGTATGAATATTTAGGTCGAAAAAATATAGATGCATCAAAGGCGGAGGACGGCTTTCGTTTTAAAGTACAAGAAAATAATCAGAACCTTTTTGTTATCATAAAGGTAAATCATGATCTTACCAACAAAAAATTAATCAACTTAACGGTTGAATCTCAAAAACAATAA
- a CDS encoding M14 family zinc carboxypeptidase, which yields MKILCVIMLMLFSFETVGEANVIQTNKPYSFERLEQDINQLREIHKGKLEVKSIGTTHFGRDIWAIKLGKGKKNIVLVGTHHGREWITSMLLMKMLESYADAYEESRKYPLTSASILNDVSIWFVPMLNPDGAEIQQNHFERITKEQRDRIKSMNKGSSDFTRWKANGVGIDLNRQYPAGWMQLPKHPSSPHYQFYKGKKPLEGKEVIALTNFIKEVDPSIAVAYHSAGREIFWNYKNGKHLKRDKKIAKKIAKLTDYKLGKPPKKAIGGGFTDWFITTYHRPAMTIEISYLVGETSPPLSVFKTEWKRNRMVGLKLAAEARKIPDLLIREK from the coding sequence GTGAAAATTCTTTGCGTGATTATGTTGATGCTATTTTCTTTTGAAACGGTTGGCGAAGCTAATGTGATTCAAACGAATAAACCCTATAGCTTTGAACGTTTAGAACAAGACATCAATCAATTAAGGGAAATACATAAAGGGAAATTAGAAGTGAAATCCATTGGAACCACTCATTTTGGAAGAGATATTTGGGCAATCAAACTCGGTAAAGGGAAAAAGAATATCGTTTTAGTTGGTACCCATCATGGACGGGAATGGATAACAAGTATGCTTTTAATGAAGATGTTGGAGTCTTATGCGGATGCTTATGAGGAATCAAGGAAATACCCTTTAACCTCTGCCTCTATCCTTAATGATGTTTCCATATGGTTTGTTCCCATGTTAAATCCAGATGGTGCAGAAATTCAACAAAACCATTTCGAAAGGATTACAAAAGAACAACGAGACCGTATTAAAAGCATGAATAAAGGCTCTAGTGATTTTACAAGATGGAAAGCTAATGGGGTGGGGATTGACTTAAATAGGCAATACCCTGCCGGTTGGATGCAGCTTCCTAAGCATCCCTCATCTCCACACTATCAATTTTATAAAGGGAAAAAGCCACTTGAGGGAAAGGAAGTCATTGCACTAACCAATTTTATTAAAGAGGTGGACCCTTCAATAGCAGTGGCCTATCACTCAGCGGGAAGAGAGATTTTTTGGAACTATAAAAATGGAAAACATCTCAAGAGGGACAAAAAGATTGCAAAAAAAATCGCAAAATTAACAGACTATAAATTAGGAAAGCCACCTAAGAAAGCAATAGGTGGCGGGTTTACTGATTGGTTTATTACAACCTACCATCGTCCTGCCATGACCATAGAAATTAGCTATCTTGTGGGTGAAACGAGTCCTCCATTATCCGTTTTTAAGACAGAATGGAAACGAAATCGAATGGTAGGCCTTAAGCTAGCTGCAGAAGCCAGAAAAATCCCTGATTTACTCATAAGAGAAAAATGA
- a CDS encoding YhdB family protein, producing the protein MNKVDYDRALYYTHRSEWDNLLILMVRTKDQFLSKRIEQFLHAYNFERDYTVIETKLYNLLRYIDHANETIEADANEIPMYSLS; encoded by the coding sequence ATGAATAAAGTGGATTACGATCGGGCGTTATATTACACACACCGGTCCGAATGGGATAATTTGCTTATATTAATGGTTCGGACAAAAGATCAATTTTTGTCCAAAAGAATTGAACAGTTCCTACATGCGTACAACTTTGAACGTGACTACACTGTAATTGAAACGAAACTCTATAATTTGCTTCGTTACATCGACCATGCAAACGAAACAATAGAAGCTGATGCAAATGAGATACCGATGTATAGTCTTTCCTGA